The following coding sequences lie in one Musa acuminata AAA Group cultivar baxijiao chromosome BXJ1-8, Cavendish_Baxijiao_AAA, whole genome shotgun sequence genomic window:
- the LOC103994633 gene encoding protein NRT1/ PTR FAMILY 2.11 yields MMAARGEKPQVTEMPENGTATETEKIKYTGWKAMPYIVGNEIFEKLGALGTITNLVVYLTAVFHLRSITTATIVNVFNGTTNLAPVLGAFLADTYLGRYATLGLASVASQLGLLIIMLTAAVSQLHPPKCDPGRLCSGPTPGQQAFLVFGLAFLVIGAGGIRPCNLAFGADQFDPRTEDGRKGIDSFFNIYYFTFNIAMMISATLIIYVQSNVSWSVGLAIPAVLMFFSCAFFFLGSRTYVKVRPEGSPFSSIAQVLVAAFRKRRLKLPNDHPVESLLDPPHLSSLISKLSYTNQFRILDKAAIVTPEDEIKPDGFAANPWQLCTLQQVEQVKCIVRIIPVWSTGILYQLAATQQQTYVIFQALQSNRHLGRSNFQIPAASFVVFPMLAMSLWIPIYDRIVAPRLERITKKEGGLTLLQRMGIGLVLSVVVMATAGVIEERRRSHALRHHQIVSPFSSLWLIPPLIILGVSEAFNVISQVEFYYKQFPENMRSIAGSLLFCGFALGGYLSSLMVTVVHRSTGRGQSKNWLAEDLNKGKLDLFYFSIAVLGVLNFIYFAACAKWYRYKA; encoded by the exons ATGATGGCCGCGAGAGGAGAGAAGCCGCAGGTGACGGAGATGCCGGAGAACGGCACGGCAACTGAGACGGAGAAGATCAAATACACAGGTTGGAAGGCCATGCCCTACATCGTAG GGAACGAGATCTTTGAGAAGCTTGGAGCGCTCGGCACCATCACCAACCTCGTCGTCTACCTCACCGCCGTCTTCCACCTCAGGAGCATCACCACCGCCACCATCGTCAACGTGTTCAACGGCACCACCAACCTCGCCCCCGTCCTCGGCGCCTTCCTCGCCGACACCTACTTGGGCCGGTACGCGACGCTGGGGCTTGCCTCCGTTGCTTCCCAACTG GGACTGCTCATCATCATGCTCACTGCTGCCGTCTCCCAGCTGCATCCTCCGAAGTGTGACCCCGGCCGACTCTGCAGTGGCCCGACACCCGGGCAGCAAGCCTTCCTGGTCTTCGGCCTCGCCTTCCTCGTCATCGGAGCCGGCGGCATCCGGCCATGCAACCTGGCCTTCGGGGCCGACCAGTTCGACCCCCGCACCGAGGACGGGAGGAAGGGCATCGACAGCTTCTTCAACATCTACTACTTCACCTTCAACATCGCCATGATGATCTCCGCCACCCTCATCATCTACGTCCAGAGCAACGTCAGCTGGAGCGTCGGCCTCGCCATCCCCGCCGTCCTCATGTTCTTCTCCTGCGCCTTCTTCTTCCTGGGTTCCAGGACGTACGTGAAGGTGAGGCCGGAGGGCAGCCCCTTCAGCAGCATCGCCCAGGTGCTGGTTGCGGCGTTTCGGAAGCGGCGCTTGAAGCTCCCCAATGACCACCCCGTGGAGTCCCTCCTCGATCCACCGCATCTCAGCTCTCTCATCTCCAAGCTCTCCTACACCAACCAGTTCAG GATTCTCGACAAGGCTGCAATCGTAACTCCCGAGGACGAGATCAAACCAGATGGGTTTGCCGCAAATCCATGGCAGCTGTGCACCCTGCAACAGGTCGAACAGGTGAAGTGCATCGTAAGGATCATTCCCGTCTGGTCCACCGGCATCCTGTACCAACTTGCAGCGACGCAGCAGCAGACCTATGTCATCTTCCAAGCCCTCCAATCCAACAGGCACCTGGGGAGGAGCAACTTCCAGATACCGGCGGCTTCCTTCGTGGTGTTCCCCATGCTGGCGATGTCACTCTGGATCCCCATCTACGATCGGATCGTCGCCCCGCGGCTGGAAAGGATCACCAAGAAGGAGGGAGGGCTCACGCTGCTGCAGAGGATGGGAATCGGGCTCGTCCTCTCCGTGGTCGTCATGGCAACCGCCGGCGTGATCGAGGAGCGGAGGAGGAGCCACGCCCTGCGCCACCACCAGATCGTGTCGCCCTTCTCCTCCCTGTGGCTGATCCCGCCGCTCATCATCCTGGGCGTCTCCGAGGCGTTCAACGTGATCAGCCAAGTGGAGTTCTACTACAAGCAGTTCCCGGAAAACATGCGGAGCATCGCGGGGTCGTTGCTCTTCTGTGGCTTCGCGCTCGGGGGTTACCTGAGCAGCTTGATGGTGACGGTGGTCCACCGCAGCACCGGGCGAGGGCAGAGCAAGAACTGGTTAGCCGAAGACCTCAACAAGGGGAAGTTGGACCTCTTCTACTTCTCCATTGCCGTGTTAGGGGTCCTCAACTTCATCTACTTCGCTGCTTGCGCCAAGTGGTACAGATACAAAGCTTAG